A region from the Bombyx mori chromosome 15, ASM3026992v2 genome encodes:
- the LOC101745770 gene encoding probable nucleoporin Nup54 isoform X1, whose translation MAFSFGNTTTTQGSVFGAAAKPTFSFGGTSTATTTSTGFNFGTTTTSSGFGSFGTSSATPFGGLGNTATTTTTNSLFGGTGFGAAKPATGFGTTGFGTNTFGTGLFGTGSNTFASAAPTFGTNTLGSSNLNTGAFGTGTFGSGFGTKPSTGFGGFGLGTNQFGQQQQQQLQQQQQQQQAPATAHEALVAAVFNCCVFGDERDQVLAKWNLIQAQWGTGQAYYSRNHPPLTLTEQNPLCRFKAVGYSKLCEKEDKDGHVAMIFNKSEQEIKNNQQGLITSLQGLLGNKPNLAVNVDSVKAVADDKSQVVIYVVDKAANNSHVSASELANFLNAGNAKNALSSAGCSAVSAVTAPTPQMLQQYLQTPPPGMDIRLWKQAQADKPDSANYIPVPIIGFSEIKFRAQCQAEQGRLQASWLRRAEDTLCELRTRRAAAAARLARLSAALHALRHTLLQIVARQEAVGRVGAALSPEEEATRARLHELASQLAAPPLSNGRLNELLCAVRLQRSASAGMAHERYQLDPGAQEDVKQFLTLQQKGMAHLLDTARKDLAALNTIAEGMSQLVRT comes from the exons CAACACCTTTTGGTGGTTTGGGTAACACTGCTACTACAACAACTACTAATTCATTGTTCGGAGGGACTGGATTTGGAGCTGCCAAACCTGCCACTG GTTTTGGAACAACTGGCTTTGGGACGAACACATTTGGGACTGGTTTATTTGGAACTGGATCCAATACATTTGCGAGTGCAGCACCAACATTTGGTACAAACACTCTAGGTTCCAGCAATCTGAATACAGGAGCTTTCGGTACCGGAACTTTTGGCAGTGGATTTGGTACAAAACCGTCAACTGGTTTCGGTGGATTTGGTCTTGGCACTAATCAATTTGGACAACAACAG CAACAACAACTACAACAGCAGCAACAGCAACAGCAAGCGCCAGCGACAGCCCACGAGGCGTTAGTCGCGGCCGTGTTCAACTGCTGTGTGTTCGGCGACGAAAGGGATCAAGTTTTAGCGAAGTGGAATTTGATTCAAGCTCAATGGGGTACAG GTCAAGCGTACTATAGTCGAAACCATCCGCCTTTGACGTTGACAGAGCAAAATCCGCTCTGTCGTTTTAAAGCAGTTGGCTACTCAAAGCTCTGTGAGAAGGAAGATAAGGATGGACATGTTGCTATGATTTTTAACAAAAGCGAACAAGAAATTAA gAATAACCAACAAGGTTTAATTACATCACTACAAGGCTTACTAGGGAACAAACCGAACTTAGCTGTCAATGTTGATTCTGTCAAAGCCGTGGCAGATGACAAAAGTCAG GTGGTAATATACGTGGTGGATAAGGCCGCGAACAATTCTCACGTTTCTGCGTCAGAGCTAGCGAATTTCTTAAACGCCGGCAACGCTAAGAACGCCCTGAGCAGCGCCGGCTGTTCTGCCGTGAGCGCCGTCACCGCACCGACGCCGCAGATGCTGCAGCAGTACCTTCAAACTCCTCCACCAG GCATGGATATAAGATTATGGAAACAAGCTCAAGCCGACAAACCGGACTCTGCTAATTACATTCCAGTGCCAATTATTGGATTCTCAGAG ATAAAGTTCCGAGCGCAGTGCCAGGCGGAGCAGGGCCGGCTGCAGGCGAGCTGGCTGCGTCGCGCGGAGGACACGCTGTGCGAGCTGCGCacgcgccgcgccgccgccgccgcccgcctGGCGCGCCTCTCCGCCGCTCTGCACGCGCTGCGACATACGCTCCTGCAG ATTGTCGCGCGTCAAGAAGCCGTCGGTCGTGTTGGTGCAGCTCTTAGTCCCGAAGAGGAAGCGACCCGAGCTCGACTGCACGAACTCGCTTCACAATTAGCAGCGCCTCCACTTTCAAAT GGGCGTTTGAACGAGTTGCTGTGCGCAGTGCGTTTGCAACGTAGCGCCAGTGCGGGAATGGCGCATGAACGATATCAATTAGACCCAG GTGCACAAGAAGACGTGAAGCAGTTCTTGACCCTGCAACAGAAGGGCATGGCGCATCTATTGGACACGGCGAGGAAGGACCTTGCCGCACTCAACACCATCGCCGAAGGGATGTCGCAACTTGTTCGAACTTAG
- the LOC101745770 gene encoding probable nucleoporin Nup54 isoform X2, whose product MAFSFGNTTTTQGSVFGAAAKPTPFGGLGNTATTTTTNSLFGGTGFGAAKPATGFGTTGFGTNTFGTGLFGTGSNTFASAAPTFGTNTLGSSNLNTGAFGTGTFGSGFGTKPSTGFGGFGLGTNQFGQQQQQQLQQQQQQQQAPATAHEALVAAVFNCCVFGDERDQVLAKWNLIQAQWGTGQAYYSRNHPPLTLTEQNPLCRFKAVGYSKLCEKEDKDGHVAMIFNKSEQEIKNNQQGLITSLQGLLGNKPNLAVNVDSVKAVADDKSQVVIYVVDKAANNSHVSASELANFLNAGNAKNALSSAGCSAVSAVTAPTPQMLQQYLQTPPPGMDIRLWKQAQADKPDSANYIPVPIIGFSEIKFRAQCQAEQGRLQASWLRRAEDTLCELRTRRAAAAARLARLSAALHALRHTLLQIVARQEAVGRVGAALSPEEEATRARLHELASQLAAPPLSNGRLNELLCAVRLQRSASAGMAHERYQLDPGAQEDVKQFLTLQQKGMAHLLDTARKDLAALNTIAEGMSQLVRT is encoded by the exons CAACACCTTTTGGTGGTTTGGGTAACACTGCTACTACAACAACTACTAATTCATTGTTCGGAGGGACTGGATTTGGAGCTGCCAAACCTGCCACTG GTTTTGGAACAACTGGCTTTGGGACGAACACATTTGGGACTGGTTTATTTGGAACTGGATCCAATACATTTGCGAGTGCAGCACCAACATTTGGTACAAACACTCTAGGTTCCAGCAATCTGAATACAGGAGCTTTCGGTACCGGAACTTTTGGCAGTGGATTTGGTACAAAACCGTCAACTGGTTTCGGTGGATTTGGTCTTGGCACTAATCAATTTGGACAACAACAG CAACAACAACTACAACAGCAGCAACAGCAACAGCAAGCGCCAGCGACAGCCCACGAGGCGTTAGTCGCGGCCGTGTTCAACTGCTGTGTGTTCGGCGACGAAAGGGATCAAGTTTTAGCGAAGTGGAATTTGATTCAAGCTCAATGGGGTACAG GTCAAGCGTACTATAGTCGAAACCATCCGCCTTTGACGTTGACAGAGCAAAATCCGCTCTGTCGTTTTAAAGCAGTTGGCTACTCAAAGCTCTGTGAGAAGGAAGATAAGGATGGACATGTTGCTATGATTTTTAACAAAAGCGAACAAGAAATTAA gAATAACCAACAAGGTTTAATTACATCACTACAAGGCTTACTAGGGAACAAACCGAACTTAGCTGTCAATGTTGATTCTGTCAAAGCCGTGGCAGATGACAAAAGTCAG GTGGTAATATACGTGGTGGATAAGGCCGCGAACAATTCTCACGTTTCTGCGTCAGAGCTAGCGAATTTCTTAAACGCCGGCAACGCTAAGAACGCCCTGAGCAGCGCCGGCTGTTCTGCCGTGAGCGCCGTCACCGCACCGACGCCGCAGATGCTGCAGCAGTACCTTCAAACTCCTCCACCAG GCATGGATATAAGATTATGGAAACAAGCTCAAGCCGACAAACCGGACTCTGCTAATTACATTCCAGTGCCAATTATTGGATTCTCAGAG ATAAAGTTCCGAGCGCAGTGCCAGGCGGAGCAGGGCCGGCTGCAGGCGAGCTGGCTGCGTCGCGCGGAGGACACGCTGTGCGAGCTGCGCacgcgccgcgccgccgccgccgcccgcctGGCGCGCCTCTCCGCCGCTCTGCACGCGCTGCGACATACGCTCCTGCAG ATTGTCGCGCGTCAAGAAGCCGTCGGTCGTGTTGGTGCAGCTCTTAGTCCCGAAGAGGAAGCGACCCGAGCTCGACTGCACGAACTCGCTTCACAATTAGCAGCGCCTCCACTTTCAAAT GGGCGTTTGAACGAGTTGCTGTGCGCAGTGCGTTTGCAACGTAGCGCCAGTGCGGGAATGGCGCATGAACGATATCAATTAGACCCAG GTGCACAAGAAGACGTGAAGCAGTTCTTGACCCTGCAACAGAAGGGCATGGCGCATCTATTGGACACGGCGAGGAAGGACCTTGCCGCACTCAACACCATCGCCGAAGGGATGTCGCAACTTGTTCGAACTTAG
- the LOC101745620 gene encoding zinc finger protein GLI1 translates to MLVFPQWRSDIRGDGCRIPRWMPAERFAPYFARPVPLAPMPPQVEDEDSSGGSSPERSYETNGETAEKAEGVCGWHGCGARCLSVARLSAHIARTHAIAHTDGLFYCGWRGCSRPQRGFNARYKMLVHVRTHTNERPHTCNQCNKSFSRAENLKIHLRSHSGEKPYVCPYEGCGKAYSNSSDRFKHTRTHAVEKPYCCKVPGCNKRYTDPSSLRKHVKTYKHYTAEQIAKQESDSRSPITSPKESVMSEPMSPVTCINCTPSMSPTVPYKPLVADSLIPQQISYPVDQFTYLRPIEQIYPVRVPSNEMSYIEYTQMYEHAYRTYYSNVNFPVLRRSINEKVFTYEEQPRLDVSMTNIEENPKRYRSIDEMPLNLICAKPIERAPIEEVVRRPDLPLDLSTKS, encoded by the exons ATGTTGGTGTTTCCTCAATGGAGATCAGACATACGCGGCGACGGATGCAGGATCCCACGATGGATGCCCGCCGAGCGTTTCGCGCCATACTTCGCGAGGCCCGTGCCTTTAGCGCCTATGCCTCCACAA GTAGAAGATGAGGATTCGTCGGGTGGGTCATCCCCCGAGCGGTCGTACGAGACCAACGGAGAGACCGCCGAAAAGGCGGAAGGTGTTTGCGGTTGGCACGGGTGTGGTGCGAGGTGCTTGAGTGTCGCGAGACTCTCCGCACACatcgcacgcacgcacgcaatCGCACACACAGACGGACTCTTCTACTGCGGCTGGAGAGGATGCAGCAGACCTCAGAGAGGTTTCAATGCAAG ATACAAAATGCTAGTCCACGTGCGAACACATACAAACGAGCGTCCGCACACATGCAACCAGTGCAATAAAAGCTTTTCCAGAGCTGAAAACTTGAAAATTCATCTCCGTTCACATTCCGGAGAAAAGCCCTACGTGTGTCCATATGAG GGTTGCGGTAAAGCCTATTCTAATTCGAGCGACCGTTTCAAGCACACGCGGACACATGCGGTGGAGAAGCCTTATTGCTGCAAAGTACCTGGATGCAACAAACGTTACACAGATCCGTCCAGTTTAAGGAAACACGTCAAAACGTACAAGCACTACACAGCCGAACAGATTGCCAAACAAGAATCGGACTCACGTAGTCCCATCACTTCGCCCAAAGAGAGCGTGATGAGCGAGCCGATGTCGCCAGTAACGTGCATCAACTGCACACCTAGCATGTCACCGACGGTACCTTACAAGCCACTAGTGGCGGACTCACTAATCCCTCAACAAATTTCATATCCAGTCGATCAATTTACGTACCTCCGCCCTATCGAGCAGATCTATCCTGTACGAGTCCCATCAAACGAGATGTCCTACATCGAGTACACGCAAATGTACGAGCACGCGTATAGAACTTACTACTCGAACGTAAACTTTCCTGTGTTGAGGCGGAGCATTAACGAGAAAGTATTTACGTACGAGGAGCAGCCTCGTCTAGACGTCTCCATGACCAATATCGAGGAAAACCCTAAAAGATATAGATCTATTGATGAAATGCCTTTGAATCTTATCTGCGCTAAACCTATTGAACGCGCGCCGATCGAAGAAGTAGTCAGACGGCCAGACTTACCTTTAGATTTAAGCACCAAAAGctaa
- the FNSI gene encoding flavone synthase I (The RefSeq protein has 2 substitutions compared to this genomic sequence) gives MAAKQEETLLSRCEIPIIDLAHIGTDVCPMKSVVRRIGQQLFTALSTKGLAVLVNHGIADEKLKSVYGDLDNFCALPEGCQAQYLRNPVSNHGYVRPGMDQFDNTKTELRHSFNITTLNAASMPAQEEVPEFTKHAVPLAQDLTKLSRALLQALAYALGVPPGTFLDCHSGMMQGDGRNPSIMRLLYYPPVPPEDEGPCCQSDVVHYTRCGAHADYGTFTLIAQDSEGGLGVKLNGSEKWQAVGHLPGAILVQTGEFLAAWTANLLPALVHRVVVPAGSYARARSRHCVAFFCHPDNDAVLPALPIRAAPVPAPPAFTPHPHLTLHHRLLNAAHHIQKRFKETYA, from the exons GTACAGATGTGTGTCCTATGAAATCAGTGGTGCGTCGTATCGGTCAACAACTTTTTACGGCGCTCAGCACTAAAGGACTCGCTGTACTTGTCAACCACGGCATTGCCGATGAAAAG CTGAAATCAGTCTATGGAGACCTCGACAATTTCTGTGCACTTCCCGAGGGCTGTCAAGCGCAATATCTTCGTAACCCTGTCAGCAACCATGGCTATGTTCGTCCTGGCATGGACCAGTTCGACAATACTAAAACG GAGCTGCGTCATTCGTTCAACATCACGACCCTGAATGCCGCATCGATGCCGGCACAAGAGGAAGTTCCCGAATTTACGAAGCACGCCGTACCTCTTGCCCAAGACCTGACGAAACTGTCGCGCGTGCTACTGCAAGCTCTCGCTTATGCTCTCG GAGTACCTCCAGGCACCTTCTTGGACTGTCACTCGGGTATGATGCAGGGCGATGGGCGTAATCCTTCGATCATGCGTCTGTTGTACTACCCGCCTGTCCCACCTGAAGACGAGGGTCCTTGCTGCCAAAGTGATGTGGTACATTACACACGCTGTGGCGCTCATGCCGATTACGGAACCTTCACGCTGATCGCACAGGATTCTGAAGGCGGACTCGAG GTTAAGCTGAATGGTAGCGAGAAGTGGCAAGCCGTTGGTCATCTCCCTGGTGCCATTCTTGTTCAGACCGGGGAGTTCTTAGCTGCATGGACTGCAAATCTTCTGCCCGCTTTG GTTCACCGTGTAGTCGTGCCGGCGGGATCGTACGCGCGCGCCCGCAGCCGCCATTGCGTGGCGTTCTTCTGTCACCCGGACAACGACGCAGTGCTGCCGGCGTTACCGATCCGCGCGGCGCCGGTGCCCGCCCCTCCCGCCTTCACCCCGCACCCGCACCTCACCCTGCACCACCGTCTGCTCAACGCGGCCCATCACATCCAGAAACGTTTCAAGGAGACATACGCGTGA